GCAGCCTGGCGATCTGCATAACGCACGACTGGTGATTGGTCAGGAGGTAGATACCTCACTGTCGACCCGGGGGACCGATTTGCGCGTTGAACGTGTCGTGGTGACCAACGAAAAAGTGCTCGGCAAACGCATCCGCGATTTGCACTTTAAAGAGCGTTATGACGTGGTGATCTCGCGCCTAAACCGTGCGGGTGTTGAACTGGTAGCCAGCAGTGATGCCAGTCTGCAATTTGGTGACATCCTCAATCTGGTGGGGCGACCGACCTCGATTGATGCCGTTGCCAATGTTGTCGGTAACGCCCAGCAAAAACTGCAACAGGTACAGATGCTGCCGGTGTTCATTGGCATCGGTCTGGGTGTGCTGTTGGGGTCAATTCCGCTCTTTGTTCCCGGCTTCCCGGTAGCATTAAAACTAGGCCTGGCGGGCGGGCCGCTGATTATGGCATTGATTCTGGGGCGTATTGGCAGCATTGGTAAGCTGTACTGGTTTATGCCGCCGAGTGCGAACCTTGCGCTACGTGAACTGGGGATTGTGCTGTTCCTTGCGGTGGTGGGGCTGAAATCGGGCGGTGACTTTATCGATACGCTGACGAAGGGCGACGGTTTGAGCTGGGTGGGCTACGGTATTTTTATTACCGCTATCCCGCTTATCACCGTCGGTTTACTGGCACGTATTTTTGCCAAAATGAACTACCTGACGCTGTGCGGGATGTTGGCTGGTTCGATGACCGATCCGCCGGCGCTGGCGTTCGCCAACAACCTGCATGCCACCAGCGGTGCGGCGGCGCTGTCATATGCGACGGTGTATCCGCTGGTAATGTTCCTGCGCATTATCACCCCGCAATTGCTGGCGGTGATTTTCTGGGGACTCGGCTAACCTCAGACGGAGTCCGGGTGGACGCGCCGTAAATGGTAGTCCACCTGATACTCGCTGGCGTTTCTGAACATGACTGAATAATTCAAAAACTCCCCGCTATCGCTGTAGGACAGTGACGTAATCCGTAGCAACGGTGTCTGCTCCGGAACATTCATTTGGGTTGAAAGCTGTTTATCCGCAAGTACAGGTGACAGACTTTCATAATTACCGCTGATCGTGATCCCGCACTCTTTTTCGATGTAATCGAATTTTGACCCCTCCAGATGGATAAGTGAGAGGTTGCGGAAGAGTTTTACCGGCATATAACTGTCTTCCAGCATTAAG
The sequence above is drawn from the Citrobacter amalonaticus genome and encodes:
- a CDS encoding putative transporter, which gives rise to MSDIALTVSVLALVAVVGLWIGNIKVRGVGFGIGGVLFGGIIVGHFVDQAGVTLSGDMLHFIQEFGLILFVYTIGIQVGPGFFASLRVSGLRLNLFAILIVIMGGLVTAILHKIFAIPLPVVLGIFSGAVTNTPALGAGQQILRDLGTPMELVDQMGMSYAMAYPFGICGILLTMWLMRMIFRVNVEAEARQHESTLTNGHSLIQTINIRVENPNLNNMAIQDVPILNSDKIICSRLKREETLMVPSPGTVIQLGDLLHLVGQPGDLHNARLVIGQEVDTSLSTRGTDLRVERVVVTNEKVLGKRIRDLHFKERYDVVISRLNRAGVELVASSDASLQFGDILNLVGRPTSIDAVANVVGNAQQKLQQVQMLPVFIGIGLGVLLGSIPLFVPGFPVALKLGLAGGPLIMALILGRIGSIGKLYWFMPPSANLALRELGIVLFLAVVGLKSGGDFIDTLTKGDGLSWVGYGIFITAIPLITVGLLARIFAKMNYLTLCGMLAGSMTDPPALAFANNLHATSGAAALSYATVYPLVMFLRIITPQLLAVIFWGLG